The Sulfurihydrogenibium sp. YO3AOP1 genome has a window encoding:
- a CDS encoding efflux RND transporter permease subunit, giving the protein MYSFFIRRPITTWMFMLAFIIAGLYSLKYIPVDRNPNVDFPIVSITTTYKGASPYVVDTNVTRKIEDQLATISGIEAINSASYTGTSRITVIFDLDKDIDIAAQEVRDAVNRAQRSFPVNVDPPIVRKVDTGMAPTMAILLHGYADYGTMAYYADKVIKREFERVKGVGQVDLGGFRDYVMWVRIDPLKLAGFKLTPMDVVNALQKNHVEIPAGRIDSQNREYTIRVYGKGQSPEEINNIIIKNNIRIKDVGKAEFTFDEKRGLVRFKAFDSKEAEPGIALIIYRQSKENTVEVSKRVIEKMNELNKQLPAGLRLDINYDASTFIERSVNDALHEIVIGALLTAFVVFLFLGSLKMTFIPSMAIPVSVLGAIAVLFFAGQSLNTFTLLALAVAVGLVIDDAIVVMESIYRRNEEGLTGIEAAEKGTRTVVFALLASTASLIAIFIPILFVKSVIGKFFFGFALTLIVAIAISYIVSLSFTPMISARLVQAKEKNIFQRAYDKFESLFDVTLKWSLNHKAIVLAISIVTVMIGYKLASFVPKEFTPVVDEGRFLVRFETPTGSSFDFTDRKAKELEKIVEKNPYVLRYGVAFGEGIAGRPEVNGGIFFITLKDRSTGRPHQKVIMDWFRNEFRKVQDVRAIVDIPSAVGPAAGRSADVMYVIKGPELPVLSQIANKLEGQLRQTPGYTDVDTDLRINKPEVKVFIDRDKASALGISVEDIANTLNFLFGKFKIGTYEKGSESYDMIVKADEDFLKSFENLSKVYVRGKDGSLVPLSNVIKYELSPGYNVINRYNRQYSFTLYANVTGGKSVGDAVAEVENFIKQTLPPGYSYEIGGQTKEFKRTFSYLGLALIVAIIAVYMILASLFESLLHPFTVLLTLPLAISGVFGFILLTGTSLNVTSYFGIILLIGLVTRDSVLFIERIIQLKKDGLDTYNAIIQARKERLRPILMTTLTIVASLIPVALGLTEGSEMRQPLAIAVIGGLMTALPLSLFVIPIFYMIIDKIRRVRNLIKT; this is encoded by the coding sequence ATGTACAGCTTTTTTATAAGAAGACCAATTACAACATGGATGTTTATGCTTGCTTTCATCATTGCCGGTTTATACAGTCTTAAATATATTCCGGTTGATAGAAATCCAAATGTAGATTTTCCGATTGTTTCAATAACTACAACGTATAAAGGAGCTTCTCCTTATGTAGTTGATACAAACGTTACAAGAAAAATAGAAGATCAGCTTGCAACTATAAGTGGTATAGAGGCTATAAATTCAGCAAGTTATACAGGGACTTCAAGAATAACAGTAATCTTTGACCTTGATAAAGATATTGATATTGCAGCTCAGGAAGTGAGGGATGCTGTAAACAGGGCGCAAAGAAGTTTTCCTGTAAACGTTGACCCACCGATTGTTAGAAAAGTAGACACCGGAATGGCTCCAACGATGGCTATCCTGCTTCATGGCTATGCTGACTATGGAACTATGGCTTATTATGCTGACAAAGTAATCAAAAGAGAGTTTGAAAGGGTTAAAGGAGTTGGTCAGGTAGACCTTGGAGGTTTTAGAGATTATGTAATGTGGGTTAGAATAGACCCGTTAAAACTTGCGGGATTTAAGTTAACACCTATGGATGTTGTTAATGCACTACAAAAAAATCATGTTGAAATTCCGGCGGGTAGAATAGACAGTCAAAATAGAGAGTATACAATAAGAGTTTATGGAAAGGGTCAATCTCCTGAAGAGATAAATAATATCATAATTAAAAATAATATAAGAATTAAAGATGTTGGAAAGGCTGAATTTACATTTGATGAAAAGAGGGGTTTAGTAAGATTTAAAGCTTTTGACTCTAAGGAAGCAGAGCCGGGTATTGCTTTGATCATTTACAGACAATCAAAAGAAAACACGGTAGAAGTCTCTAAAAGAGTCATTGAAAAAATGAATGAGCTTAATAAACAACTTCCAGCCGGTTTAAGATTGGACATAAACTATGATGCTTCTACGTTTATTGAAAGGAGTGTAAACGATGCTTTGCATGAGATAGTCATCGGAGCACTGCTGACTGCTTTTGTAGTTTTCCTATTCTTAGGAAGTTTAAAGATGACTTTTATACCATCTATGGCAATTCCAGTGTCTGTTTTAGGAGCTATAGCTGTTTTATTCTTTGCCGGTCAATCTTTAAACACATTTACACTATTAGCTTTAGCCGTTGCAGTTGGTTTAGTTATAGACGATGCGATAGTTGTAATGGAGAGTATTTATAGAAGAAATGAAGAAGGATTAACAGGTATAGAGGCAGCAGAAAAGGGGACAAGAACAGTTGTATTTGCTTTGCTTGCATCAACAGCTTCTTTGATAGCTATTTTTATACCTATCTTATTTGTTAAAAGTGTAATTGGTAAGTTTTTCTTTGGATTTGCACTTACGCTAATTGTAGCAATAGCAATTTCTTACATAGTATCTTTAAGCTTTACTCCAATGATTAGTGCAAGATTAGTTCAAGCTAAGGAGAAAAATATCTTTCAAAGAGCTTATGATAAATTTGAATCTCTTTTTGATGTTACTTTAAAATGGTCTTTAAACCATAAAGCTATTGTTTTAGCTATCTCAATAGTTACAGTTATGATTGGCTATAAACTTGCAAGCTTTGTTCCAAAAGAGTTTACACCGGTTGTAGATGAAGGGAGATTCCTAGTCAGATTTGAAACACCTACCGGTTCATCTTTTGATTTTACAGATAGAAAGGCAAAAGAGCTTGAAAAAATAGTAGAAAAAAATCCATATGTTTTAAGATATGGGGTTGCTTTTGGTGAAGGTATAGCGGGAAGACCGGAGGTTAACGGTGGAATATTCTTTATCACACTGAAAGACAGGTCCACAGGAAGACCACATCAAAAAGTAATCATGGATTGGTTTAGAAATGAGTTTAGAAAGGTTCAAGATGTAAGAGCTATAGTAGATATACCATCAGCTGTAGGACCGGCAGCAGGAAGGTCTGCAGATGTTATGTACGTCATCAAAGGTCCAGAATTGCCGGTTTTATCTCAAATAGCAAATAAATTAGAAGGACAGTTAAGACAGACGCCGGGCTATACAGACGTTGATACAGATTTAAGAATAAATAAACCGGAGGTAAAAGTATTTATAGATAGAGATAAAGCTTCAGCACTTGGCATTTCCGTTGAAGATATAGCAAATACGCTAAACTTTTTGTTTGGAAAGTTTAAAATTGGCACTTACGAAAAAGGCTCAGAAAGTTATGACATGATAGTTAAGGCTGATGAGGATTTTTTAAAAAGCTTTGAAAATCTCTCAAAGGTTTATGTTAGAGGAAAAGATGGAAGTTTAGTTCCACTTTCTAATGTAATCAAGTATGAATTGTCTCCAGGGTATAACGTTATTAACAGATATAACAGACAGTATAGCTTTACACTTTATGCTAACGTTACAGGCGGAAAGTCAGTCGGTGATGCAGTGGCAGAGGTAGAGAATTTCATAAAACAAACATTACCACCGGGATACAGCTATGAAATCGGAGGACAGACAAAAGAGTTTAAGAGAACGTTTTCTTATTTAGGACTTGCTTTAATCGTTGCAATCATAGCTGTGTATATGATTCTTGCATCATTATTTGAAAGCTTGCTACATCCATTTACAGTTTTACTAACTTTACCACTTGCAATCTCAGGAGTATTTGGATTTATTCTATTAACCGGTACATCGCTAAACGTAACATCATACTTTGGAATTATTCTGCTAATTGGCTTAGTTACAAGAGATAGTGTTTTATTCATAGAAAGAATTATCCAGCTTAAAAAAGATGGTTTAGACACTTACAACGCAATCATTCAAGCAAGGAAAGAGAGATTAAGACCAATCTTAATGACAACTTTAACAATAGTAGCATCGTTAATTCCTGTTGCACTTGGACTTACAGAAGGCTCAGAGATGCGTCAGCCGTTAGCAATAGCTGTAATCGGTGGACTAATGACAGCACTTCCACTGAGTTTATTTGTAATACCAATTTTTTATATGATTATTGATAAAATACGTCGGGTGAGAAATTTAATAAAAACATGA
- a CDS encoding IS110 family transposase, translating to MNGYKIVIGVDVSKNSFTATVLYDNKKENFEVKSDPVEFEMKIKPYLKKFKKSDMLIIMEHTGVYHLKLANYLYENGYKVAVVNPFSIKKFMEAKMTRVKTDKADSFFIAEYGRTFFDGELYKPKSDVEKEIEVKLKILEDLQQQLTMLRNKRESLTYVPMKKLKENLEYYDELIRKIEKNIKELEKEIKELSKKNYQEEYKLLKSIPGISDRTIGMIISVYGNFERFKSVKDISSFIGINPSPYESAACVKKSGWIKKMGNPYARKILYMAALSAIRFNKYCRELYERLVSKGKAKKLALVAVAHKLLRQAYGVLKSRRPFDENFCT from the coding sequence ATGAATGGCTACAAAATAGTCATAGGAGTTGATGTATCTAAAAACTCATTCACTGCAACAGTTTTGTATGATAACAAGAAAGAAAATTTTGAAGTTAAATCTGACCCAGTTGAGTTTGAAATGAAAATAAAGCCTTATCTTAAAAAGTTTAAAAAGTCAGATATGCTTATCATAATGGAGCATACGGGAGTTTACCATTTAAAGCTTGCTAATTATCTGTATGAAAATGGTTATAAAGTAGCAGTAGTAAATCCATTTTCAATAAAGAAATTTATGGAAGCTAAAATGACAAGAGTTAAAACAGATAAAGCTGATTCATTCTTTATAGCAGAGTATGGAAGAACGTTTTTCGATGGAGAGCTTTATAAACCAAAATCAGATGTAGAAAAAGAAATAGAAGTAAAACTAAAGATATTGGAAGACCTACAACAGCAGCTTACAATGCTAAGAAACAAAAGAGAATCGTTAACCTATGTACCAATGAAAAAATTGAAAGAGAATTTAGAATATTACGATGAGCTAATTAGAAAAATAGAAAAAAACATAAAAGAACTTGAGAAAGAGATAAAAGAATTGTCTAAGAAGAATTATCAAGAGGAATACAAACTTTTAAAAAGCATACCTGGTATAAGTGATAGGACTATAGGAATGATAATATCAGTATATGGAAATTTTGAAAGATTTAAGAGTGTAAAAGATATATCGAGTTTTATAGGAATTAATCCAAGCCCATATGAAAGTGCAGCATGTGTAAAGAAAAGTGGCTGGATAAAAAAGATGGGAAATCCATATGCAAGGAAAATATTATACATGGCAGCATTATCAGCAATAAGGTTTAACAAATACTGCAGAGAATTATACGAAAGATTAGTAAGTAAAGGTAAGGCTAAAAAGTTAGCATTAGTAGCTGTAGCACATAAGTTATTAAGGCAGGCATATGGTGTATTAAAAAGCAGAAGACCATTTGATGAAAATTTTTGCACTTGA
- a CDS encoding glycogen/starch synthase translates to MKVVFVSSEIYPFAKTGGLADITGALPRKIASQGVKVFGFMPLYKTVDINKHGIIKIDASVDVNLNNRVYTFEVYKKIDDATFFFLKNDELFGRDYLYGPPEGDYPDNDIRFGSFCYAVMEFIKRENLNPDLIHVNDWQTALIPVLNYHKYNNHHVRTVITIHNLAYQGIFDKFAIERLNLGWDLFHMEALEYYDKVNFLKGGIVFSSAITTVSPTYAKEITFPEYGYGLDGVLRKYSNKLYGILNGIDYDVWNPETDKYIYENYCVFTIQKKSINKKLFLKEVGLKDEAKPLYIFIGRLAHQKGVDLIRDSIEEMSKMPANFAILGTGDKGYNDFFKSIEGKYENIFIKVDYNEAFSRKMYAAADFLLMPSLFEPCGLNQMIAMRYGTLVVARDTGGLKDTVKDVSQPDGYGILFKNPIKDEFLNALYRAVELYNNKKLFESLQKKVMEIDFSINNTAKKYIKLYESLKYSREVKI, encoded by the coding sequence ATGAAAGTAGTATTTGTATCAAGCGAAATATATCCTTTTGCAAAAACAGGCGGACTTGCTGATATTACAGGAGCTTTACCGAGAAAAATTGCCTCGCAAGGTGTTAAAGTATTTGGATTTATGCCGTTGTATAAAACAGTAGATATAAATAAACATGGAATTATCAAGATAGATGCTTCTGTAGATGTTAATCTAAATAACAGAGTTTATACTTTTGAAGTTTATAAAAAAATAGACGATGCCACATTTTTCTTTCTAAAAAATGATGAACTTTTTGGAAGAGATTATCTATATGGACCACCGGAAGGTGACTATCCAGACAACGATATTAGGTTCGGATCTTTTTGCTATGCTGTTATGGAGTTTATCAAAAGAGAAAATTTAAATCCGGATTTGATTCATGTAAATGATTGGCAAACAGCTTTAATACCAGTTTTAAATTATCACAAATACAATAATCATCATGTGAGAACGGTTATAACAATACATAATCTTGCATATCAAGGTATTTTTGACAAGTTTGCAATAGAAAGACTTAATCTTGGCTGGGATCTGTTTCATATGGAAGCCTTAGAGTATTATGATAAAGTGAATTTTTTAAAAGGTGGAATAGTTTTTAGCTCAGCCATAACAACAGTTAGCCCAACCTATGCAAAAGAAATTACTTTTCCAGAATATGGCTATGGACTTGATGGAGTGCTTAGGAAGTATTCAAATAAGCTATATGGAATCTTAAATGGGATAGATTATGATGTCTGGAATCCTGAGACGGATAAATATATTTATGAAAATTATTGTGTTTTTACAATTCAAAAAAAATCTATTAATAAAAAGCTGTTTTTAAAAGAAGTTGGACTTAAAGATGAAGCAAAGCCACTTTATATTTTTATCGGAAGGCTTGCACATCAAAAAGGCGTTGATTTGATTAGAGATTCAATAGAAGAAATGTCTAAAATGCCTGCAAACTTTGCTATTTTAGGAACTGGTGATAAAGGATACAATGACTTTTTTAAATCTATCGAAGGAAAATATGAAAATATTTTTATAAAGGTTGATTACAATGAGGCTTTCAGCAGGAAAATGTATGCTGCAGCCGATTTTCTTTTAATGCCATCACTGTTTGAGCCTTGTGGTCTTAATCAGATGATAGCAATGAGATATGGGACTTTGGTTGTTGCAAGAGATACAGGAGGTTTGAAAGATACAGTTAAGGATGTATCACAGCCAGACGGATATGGAATTTTATTTAAAAATCCAATAAAAGATGAATTTTTAAATGCACTTTATAGAGCTGTGGAATTATATAATAATAAGAAATTATTTGAAAGTTTACAAAAAAAAGTTATGGAGATAGATTTTTCCATCAACAACACAGCCAAAAAGTATATAAAGCTATACGAGAGCTTAAAGTATAGTAGAGAGGTTAAAATATGA
- the galT gene encoding galactose-1-phosphate uridylyltransferase, whose protein sequence is MNEIRYNFLKDTWVIISADRARRPHEYNISIYEESTDPSKCPFEYGNEDKTPPEIFAIRPDDSPPNTPGWKVRVFSNKYPALKIENPPIREGEFIFEKIGGFGAHEVIVETPDHFKHIQDFEDEDFIYMFIAFKQRVSALYKDLRIKYVHVFKNHGKEAGKSIVHSHSQLIALPIIPKLQKTMILQSKKYFYEKERCYLCDEIKTEKNLKIRTIYENDSFIAYCPYASLFPFEIKIAPKFHSHDFTNISDLQLKDLADVLKFSVRKLNKTLINPSFNLILYTSPPIRNSITDEEIYKGLDLHFHWHIEILPRLTTLAGFELGTDYYINPTTPEDAAKYLIEVI, encoded by the coding sequence ATGAACGAGATAAGATATAACTTTCTTAAAGATACGTGGGTGATTATATCTGCTGACCGGGCAAGAAGACCCCATGAATACAATATTTCAATTTATGAAGAATCTACAGACCCATCTAAATGCCCATTTGAGTACGGAAATGAAGATAAAACACCACCTGAGATATTTGCAATAAGACCCGATGATTCCCCGCCAAACACACCAGGATGGAAAGTTAGAGTTTTTTCAAATAAATATCCCGCATTAAAAATAGAAAATCCACCTATCAGAGAAGGAGAATTTATTTTTGAAAAAATAGGTGGTTTTGGTGCCCATGAGGTTATTGTGGAAACTCCAGACCATTTTAAACATATACAAGATTTTGAAGATGAAGATTTTATATATATGTTCATTGCATTTAAACAAAGGGTTTCAGCTTTATATAAAGACCTTAGGATAAAATACGTTCATGTGTTTAAAAATCATGGTAAAGAAGCAGGAAAAAGTATAGTGCACAGCCATAGCCAGTTAATAGCCTTACCTATCATTCCAAAATTACAAAAAACGATGATACTTCAATCTAAAAAATACTTTTATGAAAAAGAAAGATGTTATTTATGTGATGAGATAAAAACTGAAAAAAATTTAAAAATTAGAACAATTTATGAAAATGATAGTTTTATAGCTTACTGTCCTTATGCAAGCTTATTCCCTTTTGAAATAAAAATAGCACCTAAATTTCATAGCCATGATTTTACAAACATATCAGATTTACAACTAAAAGACCTTGCGGATGTTTTAAAATTTTCAGTTAGAAAATTGAATAAAACTCTAATAAACCCATCTTTTAATCTAATCCTTTATACTTCACCACCTATAAGAAATTCTATTACCGATGAAGAAATATATAAAGGTCTTGATTTACATTTTCATTGGCATATTGAGATTTTACCGAGATTAACAACCCTTGCAGGATTCGAGCTTGGGACCGATTATTATATTAATCCAACGACGCCGGAAGATGCAGCAAAATATTTAATTGAGGTGATTTAA
- the rfbA gene encoding glucose-1-phosphate thymidylyltransferase RfbA has protein sequence MKAVILAGGSGTRLYPVTISINKHFLPIYNKPMIYYPLSLVMLLGIKDVMFIVNPEDLDSFKKLFNDGSHLGMNIHYKIQNKPNGLAEGLILAEDFIKDDNVFYLLGDNVFFGHDLTKVLKEAKEDVEKNGGAYVFGYYVKDPERFGVIEFDELGNVLSIEEKPKKPKSNYAAVGMYFYDKKAVDYAKNVKPSERGELEITSVNEMYLKDKKLKVKLLGRGFAWFDAGTHDSFLEAGEFVATIEKRTGLMIGCIEEIAYNNGWISKEHLLKLAQPLKKTEYGKYLLSLVKEHERS, from the coding sequence ATGAAAGCAGTTATACTTGCCGGTGGAAGTGGGACAAGATTATATCCTGTTACTATCTCAATAAACAAACATTTTTTACCAATTTATAACAAACCTATGATTTATTATCCTTTGTCTCTTGTTATGCTTCTTGGAATTAAAGATGTTATGTTTATAGTTAATCCGGAAGATTTAGACTCTTTCAAAAAATTATTTAATGATGGCTCTCATCTTGGAATGAACATTCATTATAAAATTCAAAATAAACCAAACGGACTTGCAGAAGGATTGATTCTTGCAGAAGATTTTATAAAAGACGATAATGTGTTTTATCTTCTTGGAGATAATGTTTTTTTTGGTCATGACCTAACAAAAGTTTTAAAAGAAGCAAAAGAAGATGTTGAGAAAAATGGCGGAGCTTATGTGTTTGGATACTACGTAAAAGACCCAGAAAGATTCGGTGTGATTGAGTTTGATGAACTAGGAAATGTTTTATCAATAGAAGAAAAACCCAAAAAACCAAAATCTAATTATGCAGCTGTAGGGATGTATTTTTACGATAAAAAAGCTGTAGATTATGCAAAGAATGTAAAACCATCAGAAAGAGGGGAGCTTGAAATTACATCTGTTAATGAGATGTACTTAAAAGATAAAAAGCTAAAAGTAAAGCTGCTTGGTAGAGGTTTTGCATGGTTTGATGCAGGAACCCATGACAGTTTTCTTGAAGCCGGAGAATTTGTTGCAACAATAGAAAAAAGAACAGGTTTAATGATAGGCTGTATAGAAGAAATAGCCTACAATAATGGATGGATTTCGAAAGAGCATCTTTTAAAATTAGCACAACCGCTTAAAAAGACAGAATACGGTAAATATCTTTTAAGTTTAGTAAAAGAACATGAAAGGAGCTAA
- the rfbC gene encoding dTDP-4-dehydrorhamnose 3,5-epimerase, whose product MPFEIIDTEIPEVKIVKSKVFEDARGFFLEFYKKSDFEKAGLNVEFVQDNHSKSVKGVLRGLHFQEKPYEQGKLVRCIKGKIFDVAVDIRPDSPYFKKWVAVELSEENKLMLWIPPGFAHGFLTLSEEAEIIYKVSHNEYSPAYDRGIIWNDQDINIKWPLETIDNLILSEKDKKLPTLKEYIKEIKR is encoded by the coding sequence ATGCCATTTGAAATAATTGACACTGAAATTCCCGAGGTAAAAATAGTCAAGTCAAAAGTTTTTGAAGATGCGCGGGGATTTTTCTTAGAATTTTATAAAAAATCTGACTTTGAAAAAGCCGGATTAAATGTTGAATTTGTTCAAGATAATCATTCTAAGTCTGTTAAAGGCGTGCTCAGAGGACTTCATTTTCAAGAAAAACCTTACGAGCAAGGTAAATTGGTAAGATGCATAAAAGGAAAAATTTTTGATGTGGCAGTAGATATAAGACCGGATAGTCCATACTTTAAAAAATGGGTAGCCGTTGAATTATCTGAAGAAAATAAGCTTATGCTATGGATTCCGCCAGGATTTGCTCATGGATTTTTAACCTTATCAGAAGAAGCAGAGATAATTTATAAAGTTTCCCATAACGAGTATTCTCCAGCTTATGACAGAGGAATAATATGGAACGACCAAGATATAAATATAAAGTGGCCATTAGAAACTATTGATAATCTTATCTTATCAGAAAAAGATAAAAAACTTCCAACTTTAAAAGAATATATAAAGGAGATAAAAAGATGA
- the rfbB gene encoding dTDP-glucose 4,6-dehydratase, with protein MKILITGGAGFIGSEFTRQAVKKGLDVVVVDKLTYAGDLERLKEVEEKITFYKADITNKEFIEYIFNKEKPNIVVHWAAESHVDRSILDPTPFIDTNVKGTQVLLDVTRDNNVKLFINIATDEVYGELGEEGQFYETTPLVPNSPYSVSKASADMLGRAYFRTYGLPLITVRPSNNYGWWQYPEKLIPVVILKALSNEPIPVYGQGLNIREWLFVSDCADAVFEIIEKGKVGEIYNVGSGQEKRNIDVVKSILKILNKPEDLITFVKDRPGHDYRYSLNTDKINKEIGWKAKVNFEEGIEKTVKWYLDNLDWVNRKVNYSTL; from the coding sequence ATGAAAATTTTAATCACCGGTGGAGCTGGTTTTATTGGAAGTGAATTTACAAGACAGGCTGTAAAAAAAGGCTTGGATGTTGTAGTTGTAGACAAATTAACATATGCTGGAGATTTAGAGAGACTCAAAGAAGTTGAAGAAAAAATTACATTTTACAAAGCAGATATTACAAACAAAGAATTTATTGAATATATCTTTAATAAAGAAAAGCCCAATATTGTAGTACACTGGGCAGCAGAAAGTCATGTAGATAGAAGCATTTTAGACCCGACTCCTTTTATTGATACAAACGTAAAAGGAACACAGGTATTACTTGATGTTACAAGAGATAATAACGTTAAATTGTTTATAAACATAGCAACTGATGAAGTTTATGGTGAGCTTGGCGAAGAAGGTCAGTTTTATGAAACTACTCCACTTGTACCTAACTCTCCCTATTCTGTATCCAAAGCTTCAGCTGATATGCTTGGAAGAGCTTATTTTAGAACCTATGGATTACCATTAATCACTGTAAGACCATCTAATAATTATGGTTGGTGGCAGTATCCAGAAAAACTTATACCGGTTGTTATTTTAAAAGCTTTAAGTAATGAACCTATCCCAGTTTATGGTCAAGGATTAAACATTAGAGAATGGTTGTTTGTCTCTGATTGTGCAGATGCAGTTTTTGAAATTATAGAAAAAGGTAAAGTTGGAGAAATTTATAACGTTGGAAGCGGTCAAGAAAAAAGAAATATAGATGTTGTAAAATCTATTTTAAAAATATTAAATAAACCTGAAGATTTAATAACTTTTGTTAAAGATAGACCAGGTCATGATTATAGATATTCATTAAATACGGATAAAATAAATAAGGAAATAGGCTGGAAGGCAAAGGTAAACTTTGAGGAAGGTATAGAAAAAACAGTTAAATGGTATTTGGACAATTTAGACTGGGTTAATAGAAAGGTGAACTACTCCACCTTATAG
- a CDS encoding RNA-guided endonuclease TnpB family protein, whose amino-acid sequence MLKAYRYRIYPNKEQRIFFAKTFGCVRFVWNKMLAEKIEALKNKQPLPTITPAKYKEEFPFLKEVDSLALANAQLNLEKAFKNFFKNPQHYKFPKFKKKKDKQAYTTNKVKNNIKIDFEKGLLYLPKIKDGIKIKLHRKFEGKIKSVTITKTKSGNYYVSILVETEDVKNKVKQSKNKICGIDLGLKEFATITDDTGTYKIEHPKYLLKAEKKLKRLQRALSRKQKGSKNFEKARRKLAKQHEYVANLRNDFLHKLSKAIIDENQVIVVEDLSVKGMQQNPYLSKSISDSGFGTFVRYLEYKADWYGRTLIIADRFYPSSKLCNVCGYKHKQLKLSDRYWQCPICGTHHDRGVNASINLYKVGLERPEFKPVEHALADDRIQQWVPKKPSCCEAGSHTFYKVE is encoded by the coding sequence ATGCTAAAAGCGTATAGATACCGTATATATCCAAATAAAGAACAACGAATATTTTTTGCTAAAACCTTTGGATGTGTTAGATTTGTTTGGAATAAAATGTTGGCAGAAAAAATAGAAGCTCTAAAAAATAAACAACCACTACCTACAATTACTCCCGCCAAGTATAAAGAAGAGTTTCCTTTTCTAAAGGAAGTTGACAGCTTAGCACTTGCCAACGCACAACTAAATTTAGAAAAAGCTTTCAAGAATTTTTTCAAAAACCCACAGCACTATAAATTCCCTAAATTTAAAAAGAAAAAAGACAAACAGGCATACACAACTAACAAAGTAAAGAACAATATCAAAATAGATTTCGAAAAAGGACTACTATATCTTCCGAAAATCAAAGACGGAATAAAAATAAAATTGCATAGAAAGTTCGAAGGGAAAATAAAATCTGTAACCATTACAAAAACAAAAAGCGGTAATTATTATGTGTCTATATTGGTAGAAACTGAAGATGTTAAAAATAAAGTAAAACAATCTAAAAACAAAATTTGTGGTATAGATTTAGGCTTAAAAGAATTCGCAACAATAACAGATGATACAGGGACATACAAGATAGAGCATCCTAAATATCTGTTAAAAGCTGAGAAAAAACTAAAGAGATTACAAAGAGCATTATCAAGAAAACAAAAAGGGTCTAAAAACTTTGAGAAAGCAAGAAGAAAGTTAGCAAAACAACACGAATATGTAGCAAATTTAAGAAACGATTTTCTACATAAACTATCCAAAGCCATTATTGACGAAAACCAAGTCATAGTGGTGGAGGATTTGAGTGTTAAAGGTATGCAACAAAATCCATATCTCTCCAAATCAATATCAGACAGCGGATTTGGAACATTTGTTAGATATTTAGAGTATAAAGCAGATTGGTATGGAAGAACTCTCATTATAGCTGACAGGTTCTATCCAAGCTCTAAGCTCTGTAATGTATGTGGGTATAAACATAAACAGTTGAAGCTGTCTGATAGATATTGGCAATGTCCTATATGTGGGACACATCACGATAGAGGTGTAAATGCATCTATAAACTTATACAAAGTAGGGTTGGAGCGACCCGAATTCAAGCCTGTGGAGCATGCTCTGGCGGATGACCGTATCCAGCAATGGGTACCTAAAAAGCCATCATGCTGTGAAGCAGGAAGCCACACCTTCTATAAGGTGGAGTAG
- the tnpA gene encoding IS200/IS605 family transposase, whose product MNANKFDTNKHSVFLLYYHLILVVKYRRKVINKDISEKLKEMFIEIGKNYGITLMEWESEEDHVHCLFKAKPTTELSKFINAYKSASSRIIKKQFPEIRKHLWKEHFWSKSYCLLTSGEAPMEMIQKYIKSQGNAKSV is encoded by the coding sequence ATGAATGCTAATAAATTTGATACAAATAAACATTCAGTATTTCTGCTATACTATCATCTAATTTTAGTTGTTAAATATAGAAGAAAGGTGATAAACAAAGACATCTCAGAGAAGCTTAAAGAGATGTTCATAGAAATAGGCAAAAATTATGGAATAACACTAATGGAATGGGAAAGTGAAGAAGATCACGTTCATTGTTTATTCAAAGCAAAACCTACAACAGAGTTATCTAAATTTATAAATGCTTATAAAAGTGCATCTTCAAGAATAATAAAAAAGCAATTTCCTGAAATTAGAAAGCATCTGTGGAAAGAGCATTTTTGGTCTAAAAGCTACTGTCTGCTTACGAGTGGTGAAGCACCTATGGAAATGATACAGAAATACATAAAGAGTCAAGGCAATGCTAAAAGCGTATAG